One genomic region from Equus caballus isolate H_3958 breed thoroughbred chromosome 4, TB-T2T, whole genome shotgun sequence encodes:
- the GCC1 gene encoding GRIP and coiled-coil domain-containing protein 1: MEKFGMNFGGGPSKKDLLETIETQKKQLLQYQARLKDVVRAYKSLMKEKEALEASIKVLSVSHEADVGLGGVQPPGLTFPDSVDDRCSTHSEDSTGTATSLDTAASLTSTKGEFGVEDDRLVRGPPPPKSEEASGSESGVSSSSGDGPSGGGEVDKRLQQLKTQLATLTSSLATVTQEKSRMEASYLADKKKMKQDLEDASKKAEEERGRLEGELKGLQEQIAETKARLITQQHDRAQEQSNHALMLRELQKLLQEERTQRQDLELRLEETREALAGRAYAAGQMEGFELQTKQLSREVEELKGELQALREEKNRPDPRLQELQEEAASLKSHFQAQLQQEMRKTALVEDLLRQQSQVEEQRVAALENQISEVSELLGTYEKAKQKDQLAIQKLKERILQLDLENKTLALAASSRSPLDSHGEESSLDVNVLKDKMEKLKRLLQVAARKSQVTLDVEKLCDLEIMPSSEAADGEKASALYYQQELKQLKEEFERYKMRAQVVLKSKNTKDGNLAKELEEAQEQLAELKEKYISLRLSCEELERQHQQEAEDWKQELARLQHLHRQELERSQLDFRDRTLKLEEELHKQRDRALAVLAEKDLELEQLRSVALSSGLPGHRSPVGGGGPGDPADTSSSDSLTQALQLAAASEPTFFLYAEQLARKEVEITSLRKQKHRLEVEVHQLQDRLLEEGEQHREEVGALQSHIEKNIRDQSREGANLEYLKNIIYRFLTLPDTLGRQQTLTAILTILHFSPEEKQVIMRLPTSGSWWPSGKR; this comes from the exons ATGGAGAAGTTTGGGATGAATTTCGGGGGCGGCCCGAGCAAGAAGGACCTGCTGGAGACCATTGAGACGCAGAAGAAGCAGCTCCTCCAGTACCAGGCACGTCTCAAGGATGTGGTCCGTGCCTATAAAAGcctaatgaaagagaaagaggcgCTAGAGGCCAGCATTAAAGTGCTGTCGGTATCCCACGAGGCGGATGTGGGCCTTGGAGGTGTCCAGCCTCCAGGCCTCACCTTTCCTGACTCTGTGGATGACCGATGCTCCACTCACAGCGAGGATAGCACTGGGACCGCCACCAGCTTGGACACTGCGGCCAGTCTCACCAGCACCAAGGGTGAGTTTGGGGTGGAAGATGACAGACTGGTCCGTGGACCACCACCTCCGAAGTCCGAAGAGGCCAGCGGGTCGGAGAGTGGGGTCAGCAGTAGCAGTGGGGATGGACcatctgggggtggggaggtggacaAACGGTTGCAGCAGCTGAAGACTCAGTTGGCTACTTTGACCAGCTCTTTGGCTACAGTCACCCAGGAGAAGTCTCGCATGGAAGCTTCTTACCTGGCTGACAAAAAGAAGATGAAACAGGATTTAGAGGATGCCAGTAAAAAGGCGGAGGAGGAGAGGGGCCGTCTGGAGGGAGAACTGAAAGGGCTACAGGAGCAGATAGCTGAAACCAAAGCGAGACTTATCACGCAACAGCACGATCGGGCCCAAGAGCAGAGTAACCATGCCTTGATGCTGCGGGAGCTCCAGAAACTGCTGCAAGAGGAGAGGACCCAGCGCCAGGACTTGGAGCTACGGTTGGAAGAGACCCGAGAAGCCCTGGCAGGGCGGGCATATGCAGCTGGTCAGATGGAAGGGTTTGAACTGCAGACCAAGCAGCTGAGCCGTGAGGTGGAGGAGCTGAAAGGTGAGCTGCAGGCTCTTCGGGAAGAGAAGAATCGGCCAGACCCTCGGCTGCAGGAGCTTCAGGAAGAGGCTGCCAGCCTTAAGAGCCATTTCCAGGCTCAGTTGCAGCAGGAAATGAGGAAG ACAGCCCTTGTGGAGGATCTACTCCGCCAGCAGTCTCAGGTGGAAGAGCAGAGGGTGGCAGCCCTAGAGAATCAAATATCTGAGGTGTCGGAACTGCTTGGCACATATGAGAAAGCCAAGCAGAAGGACCAGCTAGCCATCCAGAAGCTGAAGGAGCGCATTTTGCAGCTGGATCTTGAGAACAAGACACTGGCTCTCGCAGCCTCCAGCCGGTCCCCTCTGGACAGCCATGGAGAGGAGTCCAGTCTGGATGTCAATGTCCTAAAAGATAAGATGGAGAAGCTGAAGAGGCTGCTGCAGGTTGCAGCCAGGAAAAGCCAGGTGACCTTGGATGTAGAGAAGCTCTGCGACCTGGAGATAATGCCCAGCTCAGAGGCTGCTGATGGGGAGAAGGCTTCTGCGCTCTACTACCAACAGGAGCTGAAACAGCTGAAGGAAGAGTTTGAGAGGTACAAGATGAGGGCCCAGGTTGTCCTCAAGAGCAAGAACACCAAAGACGGTAACCTGGCTAAGGAGCTGGAGGAAGCCCAGGAACAGCTTGCAGAGCTGAAGGAGAAGTATATCTCCCTGCGGCTGTCCTGTGAGGAGCTTGAGCGCCAGCACCAGCAGGAGGCTGAGGACTGGAAGCAGGAGCTGGCCCGGCTGCAGCATCTCCACCGTCAGGAGCTAGAGCGGAGCCAGCTGGACTTCAGGGACCGCACGCTGAAATTGGAGGAGGAGCTGCACAAGCAGCGGGACCGTGCCCTGGCTGTGCTGGCCGAGAAGGACTTGGAGCTGGAGCAACTGCGTTCTGTAGCCTTGTCCTCCgggctgccaggacacagaagccCTGTGGGTGGGGGGGGTCCTGGGGACCCGGCTGACACATCTTCTTCAGATAGCCTGACCCAAGCACTGCAACTAGCTGCGGCCAGCGAGCCTACTTTCTTCCTGTACGCCGAGCAGTTGGCCCGCAAGGAGGTGGAGATTACATCACTGAGGAAGCAGAAGCACAGGCTTGAGGTAGAGGTGCACCAGCTGCAGGATCggctgctggaggagggagagcagcaTCGCGAGGAGGTTGGTGCCCTGCAGAGCCACATTGAAAAGAACATCAGGGACCAGAGTAGGGAGGGAGCCAACCTGGAGTACCTCAAAAACATCATCTACCGCTTCCTGACTTTGCCTGACACCCTGGGCCGCCAGCAGACACTCACAGCCATCCTGACTATCTTGCATTTCAGTCCAGAGGAGAAACAAGTGATAATGCGGCTTCCAACCAGTGGTAGCTGGTGGCCTTCTGGCAAGAGATGA